The following are encoded in a window of Solidesulfovibrio magneticus RS-1 genomic DNA:
- a CDS encoding HDOD domain-containing protein, protein MTVDSAFFPTGDAPPFVTRLLEIGAARREALPAPPPGAAPAASLAPGKRRSLADINPPPLPEAYLALRRTAENPMSGVADVAKAVSLDPSLAAYVLRLANSPIYAPRVRVETVSRAVGLIGLTEIVNLAAGAVLSRLFDKPPRADLLSMPDFWRHAVAVGMLARGLARRRDEAAAERFFVAGLLHDMGRLVLAVAEPDLAQAVLARVAEGRIPSDAAERLELGFDHAALGGRISDKWRLADTLIEGVAAHHDPAQCPESVVAAAVHVADFMANALGYRVTPCGALPRLDLRALAMFRLAEADPAEFCELLDEGLAALATLFTP, encoded by the coding sequence CCCCACCGGCGACGCGCCGCCGTTCGTGACGCGGCTGCTAGAGATCGGCGCCGCCCGGCGCGAGGCCCTGCCCGCGCCGCCGCCGGGAGCCGCTCCGGCCGCCTCCCTGGCCCCGGGCAAACGCCGTTCCCTGGCCGACATCAATCCGCCGCCCCTGCCCGAAGCCTATCTGGCCCTGCGCCGCACGGCCGAGAACCCCATGAGTGGCGTGGCCGACGTGGCCAAGGCCGTGTCCCTGGACCCGAGCTTGGCCGCCTACGTGCTGCGCCTGGCCAACAGCCCCATCTACGCTCCAAGGGTCCGGGTGGAGACCGTCAGCCGGGCCGTGGGCCTTATCGGCCTCACTGAGATCGTCAATCTGGCCGCCGGCGCGGTGCTGTCCCGGCTGTTCGACAAGCCGCCCCGGGCCGATCTGCTGTCCATGCCCGATTTCTGGCGTCACGCCGTGGCCGTGGGCATGTTGGCCCGGGGGCTGGCCCGGCGACGCGACGAGGCGGCGGCGGAGCGCTTTTTCGTGGCCGGTCTGCTCCACGACATGGGCCGGCTGGTCCTGGCCGTGGCCGAACCCGATCTGGCCCAGGCGGTGCTGGCCCGGGTGGCCGAGGGGCGCATCCCGTCCGACGCGGCCGAGCGGTTGGAGCTGGGCTTCGACCATGCCGCCCTGGGCGGGCGCATCAGTGACAAGTGGCGGCTGGCCGACACGCTCATCGAAGGCGTGGCCGCTCACCACGATCCGGCCCAATGCCCGGAATCGGTGGTGGCCGCCGCCGTGCATGTGGCCGATTTCATGGCCAATGCCCTGGGCTACCGCGTAACGCCCTGCGGGGCGCTGCCCCGGCTCGACCTGCGCGCCCTGGCCATGTTCCGTCTGGCCGAGGCCGATCCGGCGGAATTTTGCGAACTCCTTGACGAGGGCCTCGCCGCCCTGGCCACCCTGTTCACGCCATGA